CGCCGCGCGGCAGATCGCCGAGGCCTATGGCATCACGCTGACGCCCGAGTCCGAGAACTACTTCGACCCCAGCTTCCTGCCGCCGCTGGAAGACCGCCGGGTCCCGGACGCGGCCAAGTAAGGCACCCCCGCCCCACCAAAGGAAAAGGCGGCCTCGCGGGGCCGCCTTTTTTTGTGTCCGTCCTCGGAGGCTTCAGCCGCCGCCGGCGTCGAACCGGGCAGTCTGCCCGCGCGTCGCCCACCCGGTCGTGCGGGTCTCCACCGCGGCGAAGGCGGTATAGATCGCGACGCCCATCACCGCGACCACGAAGAGCCCGGCGAAGACCAGCGGCACGTCGAACCGCGAGGAGGCGTTGAGCATCAGGTAGCCGATGCCCGCATTGGAGGCGATGGTCTCGGAGATCACCGAGCCGACGAGGGCCAGCGTGATCGCCACCTTCAGCGAGGCGAAGAAGTAGGGCATCGAGCGCGGCAGGCCGACCTTGAAGAGGATCGTGCGCCGCGTCGCGCCCAGCGAGCGCAGGACGTCTTCCAGCTCCGGCTCGACGGTGGCGAGTCCGGCGGCGACGTTCACCGCGATGGGGAAGAAAGAAAGCATGAACGCGGTGATCACCGCCGGGATGGTGCCGATGCCGAACCAGATCACCAGGACCGGCACGATCGCCACCTTCGGCACCGAGTTGAAGGCGATCAGAATCGGGTAGAGCGCCTTGTAGAGCATGCGCGAGTAGCCGACCGCGACACCGAGCGCGAGCCCGCCCAGGACGGCGAAGAAGAACCCGAGGATCGTGGTGTAGAGCGTCTGCCCGGCGTGGATGAGGATCACCTCCTTCCACTTCCACAGGCTGGCTGCGATGTCGGTCGGCGCGGGCAGCACGAAACGCTTGATGTCGAACACCCAGCAGGCGAGCTGCCAGACGATGAGCGTCGCGCCGGCGATGACCCAAGGCGCGGCGTTCTCGCGCGCGGCGGATGCGCGGGTGTCGCCGTCGTCCTCGAGCTCCAGGTCGAAATCGGACACGTCGGAGGTGGTGGGGTCGGTCGTCATGCCTGGCGCTCCCGGCCGATATGGTCGCGCAGATCGTGGACGATCTCCACGAACTCCGGCTTGAAGGTGTCCTCCAACGTGCGCGGGAAGCCGAACGGCACCTCGCGCGTCGCCACGATCCGCCCCGGCCGGGCCGACATGATGTGGATCGTGTTGGCGAGGTAGACCGCCTCCCTGAGGTCGTGCGTCACCAGGATCACGGTGAACTTGCGCTCCATCCACAGCTTCTGCAGCACCCCCCACAGCTCTTCGCGGGTGAAGGCGTCGAGGGCTGCGAACGGCTCGTCCAGCATCAGGAGATCCGGCTCGTGGATCAGGGCGCGGCACAGCGAGGCGCGCTGCTGCATGCCACCGGAGAGCTGCCAGGGCGAGCGATCGCCGAATCCCTCGAGGCCGACCGACCGCAGCAGCGCCTCGGCCCGCTCCTTGTACATCTTGCGCTGGCGGCGAAGCTGGCCACGGTGCGGGTCGACGATCTCGAGCGGCAGCATCACGTTGTCGAGCGTGTTGCGCCAGGGAAGCAACGTCGGGTTCTGGAAGGCCATGCCGGCGATCTTCAGCGGCCCGTCGACCGGCCGGCCGTCGACGCGGACGGCGCCCACGGTCGGGCGCATCAGCCCGGTGACGAGCTTCATCAACGACGACTTCCCGCAGCCGCTCGGCCCCACCACGGCGACGAAGTCGCCGCGCGCGACGTTGATTGTCGCGCGGCGCAGCGCCAGCGTCCGGCCCGGCCCGCGCCCATAGGCGAGGCTGACATTGTCGATCTCGACGAAGGCGTCGCCGGGTGGCGCCGGGGCGCCTTCCTGCGCGACAGATTCGGCGACTGCCATCAATTGACGTTCCTTTTCAGCACAGCGGGTTCGGCTGGATGGAACGCAATGATCACGCCACCCCGGGCCGGCGAACCGCCGCAGCCCGAGGCCGCCTCGCAATGGTGAAAGGCAGGCCGCGGTACGGCATGCCATCTGGTGTCACGTCCACACGCGAACGTCGAGCGCCATGGCCGCAGCCGTGGTCTGCACGCCGCCCCCGCGGCGCCGCCCTACTGCGCAGCGAGGCCGAGCGAGCCGGGGTTCATGCGCCCGTCCGGGTCGACCGCGCGCTTGATGTCCTCCAGCAGCGACCAGGTCGCGGGCGCCAGCACCTCCTTGAACGGATAGTCGCGCGCGACCTGCCAGCTGACGCCGCCGTGGCCGGCATAGAGCTCCTGCGTGCCGCGGCGCAGGCGCGCCACCGCGTCGCGCGCCGCGGTGTTGGCCGGCCGGTCCAGCCACGGCTTCACCGTGTCGGCGCCGACGCTCCTGGCGTGCAGCGGGGTGATCTCGTCGTGCCAGTAGAAGGCGGGCTCGATGAAGAACTCGTTGCCCACCGTCATCGACATCACCGAGTAGGTGATCCCCTGCGCCTCCATCATCGTGCGCTGGCTCGCGAAATAGGCGTCGTTGGCGGCGACCACCTCGTCGGCCTTGCTGAGCGGGAAGACGGCGTGGATCGGCACCCAGCGCTCGCCGTTGAGCCCCAGCATACCGCGCACCGGGCCGAACGGCTTGGAGCGCATGACCCGCGGGACCGAGTTGTCGATCTCCACCCCGTGGCGCGCGCCGATCGCGCGGACGGCGGCGAGCGAGGCGTCGAGCGCGGCGCGCGTGTCGCCCTCCAGCACCAGATGGAGCGTGAAATTGTGCGCCTTGATGAAGGAGGTGCCGGCGGTCGCCACCTTGGCGGCGTCCTTCAAGCCCGACAGCAGCGTCTTGCCCGACGCGGCGACGTTGCCGAGCGAGCGCAGTCCGTCGGAGATGCGGTTGACGCTGGCGGAGTGCTCGGCCTTGTTGCGGTCGATGCCGAAGCCCTCGCACACGGCGCCGGTGCGGGCGATCTCCACCTGCGCTGCGGCCATCGCCGCCATCGTCTTGAAGCCGAAGGAGAGGAAGTCGACCTCCGCCGGGCGGGGGATCAGCGCCAGCGTGGCGGCCAGCTTCACGCCGAACGCGCCGTTGTCGCCCAGGAAGAGCCCCGTCAGGTCCGGTCCGCCGTAGCGTGTGAAGGGCTTCGCGCCGACGCGCCCGCCCGACCCGGTCGTCACCACGCGCCCATCCGCCAGCGCGACCGTCACGCCCAGAACCGTGTCGGCCACGGTGCCGTGCCGCGCCGAGCCGAAGAAGGCGCTGTTTTGCGACAGCGCCCCGCCGACCGTCGCGTTGACGCCCGACAGCGGCCCCCAGTAGCGCGTGCGCAGGCCGGTTCCCTCCAGCGCCGCGTTGACCGTCTCCCAGGTACACCCGGCCTCGACGGTGATGTAGCGGTCGTCGGCGTTCACCTCGACGATCCGGTCGAGGCCGCGGCAGTCGATCACCACGCTCTCGGGGCGCGAGGGCAGGTAGCCCTTGGTGTAGCTCATGCCCCCGCCACGCGGCACGATGTCGACCCCCGCCTCGGCGGCCGCGCGCACGGCCGCCGCCGCATCTTCGCGCGTCGCCGGCAGGATCACCGCCAGCGGCTCGATCTCGGGCTGCCAGAAGACGTCGTTGGCGTAGTAGGCACGGGTGGCGGCGTCGGTCAGGACCTTGTCGTCGCCGATCTCGCGGCCGAGCGCGGCGAACGCGGGCGGCCGCACCTCGGTTGTCGGTTGCGCAAGCGCCATCAGTCCCTCCCGTCGATAATCTCGTGTTGATTGACGGCCGGAACGGCATCCAGATGATGCGATCAGCCGTATTTTGGACCCGGCTTTTGTGCCGATAGCCAAACTCATCGGATCATTCTATGACAATCGCGTCAATAGACGACACGCGAACCATCGACTACCATGAGGCAACAAGACGGTGAACACACCTGCGGACCACGCCATGACCGAACCGTCCAAGCAGAACATCCGGGCGGTGTCGCGCGCGCTCGCGGTGCTGAACTCCTTTTCGCAGAAGCGGAGCCAGACGCTGGCGGACGTCACCAACGCGACCGGGCTCGACAAGGGCACCACCCGCCGCCTGCTCATCACATTGATGGACAACGGCTACGTCGCCCAGGACCCGACCACGCAGCAGTACCGCATCGGCCGCGCGCTGCGGATGCTGGCGGCCGACGTGCCGGACGGCTTCGACCTGCGCTCGGTCGCCAACCCCGTGTTGACCCAGCTCGCCTCGGAGCTGCCGGTGACCGCGTTCGTGTCGGTCTATGACGACGGCGACGTCGTCTGCCTCGACCGCCTGCACGACATGAAGGGCATCGAGGTCCACTGGTGGGCCGTCGGCGGCACGCTGCCCTACAATTGCGGCGGCGCGCCCAAGCTGCTCCTAGCCTACCAGAGCCCCGAGGAGATCGAGCGCGTCCTCACCCGCGAGCCGACGCCGATGACCCGCGCCTCCATCGTCGACCGGGACGTGTTGCGGGCGCGTCTGAAGGAGATCGCCGCGCAGGACTACGAGTTCGCGATCGACGACGTGGCCCTCGGCCTCACCGCGCTGGCCGTTCCGGTGCGCGCACCGGGCGGCGGGATCGCGGGCGCCATTTCCATCGCCGGCCTCACCCCGCAACTCGTCACCGAGGACGGCCAGGCGCCGGTGCACCTCGAGGACCTGCGCGAGGCGGCGCGGCAGATCGAGCGGCGCATCCAGCTCGCCGGGGCCGAGTAGCGGCGGCTGCGGCACGCCGTTTCACTGGATGACATGAGTTTTATCAGTTGACCTGCGTCTCCCGATAGAATAGCTATAAACAAAATAAAACGTAGTCGTCCGGGAAGAGCGCCTCATTCATCACGGTCCCTCTCCACGCTGACCGCGAGGACGAGGCGCTCCCGACGATTCGCTGCCCGCGTGCCTGAGAAACGACGGCACGTGCAACGATGACAGGGAGGATTCAACGTGACTTATCAGACCATCCGCGGCTGGGCTGCGGCGGGATTGCTCGCCGGTGCCGTCGCCATGCCGACGGTGACGCTCGCCCAATCGCTCGACGCCGGAACCTACGAGGTCGGCTTCATCACCGAGAAGACGGGCCCCCTCGCCGCCGCCGGCATCTCCTACTGGAACGGCGCCGTCCTGGCGATGGAGGAGATCAACGAGGGCACGCTGCTGGGCGAGGGCGTCTCGCTCGAGCTGGTCGAGAAGGAGTCCGGCTCGGACGCCGCCCGCGCGGTGCAGTCGCTGACCCAGTTCGCCGCCGACCGCAACATCAAGGTCGCCACCTGCTGCATCCTCTCCCCCGTCGCCGGAGCGCTGAAGCCGGTCGCCAAGTCGATGGGGATCCCGCTCATCATCTACGGCGCGACGCGGCCGGGCCTGCCTGAGCTGCCATTCGTGTCGTCCGTCGTCGCCCTCCCCGGCCCGGCCGAAGTCAAGATGACGCAGACCCTGGCCGACTCGCTGAAGCCGAAGAAGGTCACCTACTTCGTCAACGCCGACAACGACGCCTTCCAGGCCCGTTTCAAGGCCGCGCAGGAGGTGATGGAGAAGAACGGGGTCGAGACCGGCGAGGTGATCTCCATCCTCGGCAACGACACCGACTTCACCGGCCCCGCCACCCAGGCGATGGCGACCGACCCGGACCTCATCATGGTCTGGACGACGCAGACCCCCGCGGTCGGCATCGTCTCGGCGCTGCGCCAGCGCGGCTACGAGGGCAAGATCTCCTCGTCCGACGTGATTTCGCCGGTGGCCGTGTTCGAGAAGGCCGGCAAGGCGATGGAGGGTGTCCCCTTCCCGATCCTGTTCTCGCCGTCGCTCTCCAAGGACCCGCGGGCGCAGGCCTTCATCGAGGCCTACCAGACGAAGTACGGCGAGCAGCCCGACACCTACTCGGCCCAGGGCTATACGGTGATGTACTACCTCACCCAGGCGCTGAAGACGCTGGAAGGCAACCCGAGCCGCGAGGAGATCGCCAACGCCCTCGCCGCCGTGAAGCAGATCGACGACAACATCTACGGCGGCCTGCCGATGATCGACGGCCAGGCGACGGTCGAGAACTCGCTCATCGTCAACTGGACCGATGACGGCAAGCTCGCGCCCTGGGATGCCAAGTAAGTGCAACTCTTCTTCGAACAACTGATCAACGGATGGGCGTTGGGCTCCCTCTACGCCCTGTTCGGGATCGGGTTCGGGCTGGTGTTCGCGACCCTCGGCATCCTCAATGCCGCGCACGGCGCTTATGCCAGCTGGGCCGCGATCATCGGCTACTACACCGTCACCGCGCTCGGCATGCCATTGCCGATCGCGATCCTCGCGGCGGTCGTCGGTGGTGGCGTCGTCGCCATCATCGTCGACCAGGTGGCGTTTCAGCCGCTGCGCTCCGTGGGGGCGGGCATGCTGGGGGCGCTCATCACGTCGATCGCCTTCTGGATCATCCTCGACAGTCTGGCCGGCTTCGCCACCAACCAGCAGAGCCTCGCCTTCCCGCCGTCCTCCTACCCCTACGACATGGTCGACTTCGGCGTGATCCGCGTCCCCGCGATGCAGATCATCACGATCATCACGCTGATCCTCGTCACCACCGGCATGTGGTTCCTCATCACCAAGACGCGTGTCGGCGCGGCGATGCGAGCGGTCGGCTGGAATCCGGTCGCGGCGAGCCTCGGCGGCGTCAACGCGCGCATGGTCATCCTGCTGACGGCGTTCCTGGCCGGCGCCACCTCGGGTCTCGCGGGCGTGCTCGGCGGCATCACCACCAACAACGTCTCCTATCTCCTCGGCGAGGCGCTGCTGCTGAAGGGGTTCGCGGCGGTGGTGGTCGGCGGCTACGACGACGTGCGCGGCACGGCCATCGCCGGCATCTGCCTCGGCATCATCGAGGTCTTCGTGGCGCAATATATCTCGACCGCATTCCGCGACGGCTTCACCTACATCCTTCTGCTGACCTTCCTGGTGGCGCGTCCGCGCGGCCTCTTCGGGTCGATCAGCGTGCAGAGGGCCTGACCCCATGGACACGCTCCTCGACTTCTGGGCCGCCTATGGCTCCACCGTCGTCTTCGCGATGGTCAACTCGTTCTTCGCGCTGTCGTGCTACGCGGTGCTGTCGGTCGGCGTCTTGTCGTTCACCACGGTGGTGTTCGCGGCGATCGGCGGCTTCCTGGCGGCGCAGCTCGTCGCCAAGTTCGGCGTCTCGCTGTACCTGACCCTCCCCCTCGCGGCGATCGCCGGGGGGCTCGGAGCCGCGGTGGTGGCCAAGGCCTTCCTCAAGCTGCAGAGCCATTGGATGGCGCTCGCCTCGCTGGCGCTGGTGCTGATCACCCGTATCGTCGCGCTCAACGCGCCGGGGCTGACGGGGGGCGTCAACGGGCTCTTCGTGCCGGCGCGCATCGCGTGGTGGGAGCTGGGGATCCTGCTCGTCCTCGTCGCCTTCGTCTTCTACCGTCTCTACCACTCCTGGTACGGCCTCGCCTCGCTCGCGGTCCGCGAAGATCCTGCGGTGGCGGCGACGATGGGGATCAAGCCGCGCCGCATCCAGTTCACCGCGTTCATCATCTCCGGCCTCGTCGGCGGCCTGGGTGGCGCCTGCCTCGCCTTCACACTGCAGTTCATCTCGCCGGAGACCTATTTCATCGGCATCGCCTTCACGATGATCGCGTCGACGGTTCTGGGCGGGTCCTTCCACTGGCTGGGTCCGGTGGTGGGCGCGGCGGTCTTCACCGCGCTGCCGGTGACGATGCAGGCGGTGGCGCCGGCGATCGAGGACGTGGCCAAGGGCGTGGCGCTGCTCCTCATCATGATCTTCCTGCCGCGCGGCCTCGTCGACCCGCGGGCCTTCCGCCTGCGCCGTGCGCAAAAGAGACGCGGCGCGGCCGAGGACGGCGGCAAGGAGACGGCCCATGCCTGAGACCGACACCCTGACGCGCACCGCGGCGGCGCCGGCGGCCGCTCCCACGCTCCTCGACCTGCAACACCTCGAGAAGCACTTCGGCGGCGTGACGGCCGTGGGCGACCTCTCGATGTCGGTGAAGAGCGGCGCGATCCACGGCCTGATCGGCCCCAACGGCGCCGGCAAGACGACGATCATCAACCTCCTCACCGGCCTCTATTCCATCGACGGCGGCACGATCACCTTCGACGGCACGCCGGTGAACGGGCTGGAGCCGCACGAGATCGCCGCGCTCGGCATCGCGCGGACCTACCAGAACGTACGCCTCTTCAAGGGCATGACGGCACTCGAACAGGTGGTGACCGGTTGCTGGCTGAAGCGAGGGACGAGCCTCTTCGCCTCCTTCCTCGGCCTGCCGGAGGCGCGGCGCGCCCGCAAGGCGACCGAGGCGCACGCCCTGTCGCTCCTGGAGCGGGTCGGCATGGCGAGCCGCGCGCACGAGCTGGCCGAAACCTTGTCCTACGGCGAGCAGCGGCGCATCGAGCTGGCGCGTGCGCTCGGCTCGGACCCCAAGCTCCTGCTGTTGGACGAGCCGACGGCGGGCATGAACCACTCGGAGGCTTCGGCGATCGGCCATGTGGTGCGCGACCTGCGCAACCAGGGGCTGACGGTGCTCCTGGTCGAGCACAACATGGGCCTCGTCACCGAGTTCTGCGACACCTGCACCGTGATCAACTTCGGCCGCCTCTTGGCCGAGGGCGACCCCCACACCTGCCTCTCCGCGCCCGACGTGCAGGAGGCCTATTTCGGACGACGCCGCGATGCTGACCGTTTCCAATCTCTGCGCTAGCTACGGCGCCATCCGTGCCGTCCGCGACGTCTCCTTGTCGGTCCACGCGGGCTCGCTGTGCGTGCTGCTGGGTGCCAACGGGGCGGGCAAGTCGACCACGTTGCGCTCCATCGCGGGTCTGCACCGGCCGGTGACCGGTACGGTGAAGCTGGAGGACCGCGAGATCCAGAAGATGTCGCTCCACTCGGTGGTGCGGTCGGGCCTGGCGCTGGTGCCGGAGGGCCGCATGGTTGTGGCGCCGCTGACGGTGGAGGAAAATCTCGCGCTCTCCCGCTTCGCCGGCGCGCCGAACGCGACCGAGATCGAGGAGCGCGTCTACACCCTCTTCCCGCGTCTGGCGGAGCGGCGCAATCAGCCGGCCGGGCTGATGTCGGGCGGCGAGCAGCAGAT
This portion of the Acuticoccus sp. I52.16.1 genome encodes:
- a CDS encoding ABC transporter permease, giving the protein MTTDPTTSDVSDFDLELEDDGDTRASAARENAAPWVIAGATLIVWQLACWVFDIKRFVLPAPTDIAASLWKWKEVILIHAGQTLYTTILGFFFAVLGGLALGVAVGYSRMLYKALYPILIAFNSVPKVAIVPVLVIWFGIGTIPAVITAFMLSFFPIAVNVAAGLATVEPELEDVLRSLGATRRTILFKVGLPRSMPYFFASLKVAITLALVGSVISETIASNAGIGYLMLNASSRFDVPLVFAGLFVVAVMGVAIYTAFAAVETRTTGWATRGQTARFDAGGG
- a CDS encoding ABC transporter ATP-binding protein, coding for MAVAESVAQEGAPAPPGDAFVEIDNVSLAYGRGPGRTLALRRATINVARGDFVAVVGPSGCGKSSLMKLVTGLMRPTVGAVRVDGRPVDGPLKIAGMAFQNPTLLPWRNTLDNVMLPLEIVDPHRGQLRRQRKMYKERAEALLRSVGLEGFGDRSPWQLSGGMQQRASLCRALIHEPDLLMLDEPFAALDAFTREELWGVLQKLWMERKFTVILVTHDLREAVYLANTIHIMSARPGRIVATREVPFGFPRTLEDTFKPEFVEIVHDLRDHIGRERQA
- a CDS encoding FAD-binding oxidoreductase; the encoded protein is MALAQPTTEVRPPAFAALGREIGDDKVLTDAATRAYYANDVFWQPEIEPLAVILPATREDAAAAVRAAAEAGVDIVPRGGGMSYTKGYLPSRPESVVIDCRGLDRIVEVNADDRYITVEAGCTWETVNAALEGTGLRTRYWGPLSGVNATVGGALSQNSAFFGSARHGTVADTVLGVTVALADGRVVTTGSGGRVGAKPFTRYGGPDLTGLFLGDNGAFGVKLAATLALIPRPAEVDFLSFGFKTMAAMAAAQVEIARTGAVCEGFGIDRNKAEHSASVNRISDGLRSLGNVAASGKTLLSGLKDAAKVATAGTSFIKAHNFTLHLVLEGDTRAALDASLAAVRAIGARHGVEIDNSVPRVMRSKPFGPVRGMLGLNGERWVPIHAVFPLSKADEVVAANDAYFASQRTMMEAQGITYSVMSMTVGNEFFIEPAFYWHDEITPLHARSVGADTVKPWLDRPANTAARDAVARLRRGTQELYAGHGGVSWQVARDYPFKEVLAPATWSLLEDIKRAVDPDGRMNPGSLGLAAQ
- a CDS encoding IclR family transcriptional regulator, coding for MTEPSKQNIRAVSRALAVLNSFSQKRSQTLADVTNATGLDKGTTRRLLITLMDNGYVAQDPTTQQYRIGRALRMLAADVPDGFDLRSVANPVLTQLASELPVTAFVSVYDDGDVVCLDRLHDMKGIEVHWWAVGGTLPYNCGGAPKLLLAYQSPEEIERVLTREPTPMTRASIVDRDVLRARLKEIAAQDYEFAIDDVALGLTALAVPVRAPGGGIAGAISIAGLTPQLVTEDGQAPVHLEDLREAARQIERRIQLAGAE
- a CDS encoding ABC transporter substrate-binding protein; the encoded protein is MTYQTIRGWAAAGLLAGAVAMPTVTLAQSLDAGTYEVGFITEKTGPLAAAGISYWNGAVLAMEEINEGTLLGEGVSLELVEKESGSDAARAVQSLTQFAADRNIKVATCCILSPVAGALKPVAKSMGIPLIIYGATRPGLPELPFVSSVVALPGPAEVKMTQTLADSLKPKKVTYFVNADNDAFQARFKAAQEVMEKNGVETGEVISILGNDTDFTGPATQAMATDPDLIMVWTTQTPAVGIVSALRQRGYEGKISSSDVISPVAVFEKAGKAMEGVPFPILFSPSLSKDPRAQAFIEAYQTKYGEQPDTYSAQGYTVMYYLTQALKTLEGNPSREEIANALAAVKQIDDNIYGGLPMIDGQATVENSLIVNWTDDGKLAPWDAK
- a CDS encoding branched-chain amino acid ABC transporter permease, translated to MQLFFEQLINGWALGSLYALFGIGFGLVFATLGILNAAHGAYASWAAIIGYYTVTALGMPLPIAILAAVVGGGVVAIIVDQVAFQPLRSVGAGMLGALITSIAFWIILDSLAGFATNQQSLAFPPSSYPYDMVDFGVIRVPAMQIITIITLILVTTGMWFLITKTRVGAAMRAVGWNPVAASLGGVNARMVILLTAFLAGATSGLAGVLGGITTNNVSYLLGEALLLKGFAAVVVGGYDDVRGTAIAGICLGIIEVFVAQYISTAFRDGFTYILLLTFLVARPRGLFGSISVQRA
- a CDS encoding branched-chain amino acid ABC transporter permease; translated protein: MDTLLDFWAAYGSTVVFAMVNSFFALSCYAVLSVGVLSFTTVVFAAIGGFLAAQLVAKFGVSLYLTLPLAAIAGGLGAAVVAKAFLKLQSHWMALASLALVLITRIVALNAPGLTGGVNGLFVPARIAWWELGILLVLVAFVFYRLYHSWYGLASLAVREDPAVAATMGIKPRRIQFTAFIISGLVGGLGGACLAFTLQFISPETYFIGIAFTMIASTVLGGSFHWLGPVVGAAVFTALPVTMQAVAPAIEDVAKGVALLLIMIFLPRGLVDPRAFRLRRAQKRRGAAEDGGKETAHA
- a CDS encoding ABC transporter ATP-binding protein gives rise to the protein MPETDTLTRTAAAPAAAPTLLDLQHLEKHFGGVTAVGDLSMSVKSGAIHGLIGPNGAGKTTIINLLTGLYSIDGGTITFDGTPVNGLEPHEIAALGIARTYQNVRLFKGMTALEQVVTGCWLKRGTSLFASFLGLPEARRARKATEAHALSLLERVGMASRAHELAETLSYGEQRRIELARALGSDPKLLLLDEPTAGMNHSEASAIGHVVRDLRNQGLTVLLVEHNMGLVTEFCDTCTVINFGRLLAEGDPHTCLSAPDVQEAYFGRRRDADRFQSLR
- a CDS encoding ABC transporter ATP-binding protein — translated: MLTVSNLCASYGAIRAVRDVSLSVHAGSLCVLLGANGAGKSTTLRSIAGLHRPVTGTVKLEDREIQKMSLHSVVRSGLALVPEGRMVVAPLTVEENLALSRFAGAPNATEIEERVYTLFPRLAERRNQPAGLMSGGEQQMLAIGRALMTGPKVLVLDEPSMGLAPAIVDLVFEAIVALHKDGQAILLVEQNAAIALSVADYGYVMRRGQIVVEGDPASLKENPEVLEAYLS